ATGGCGAAGGTGGTGTTTTAACTGAAGCGATAAGAAAAAAACCTTATTCTATTGTACTACTGGATGAAGTAGAGAAAGCGCACCCTGAAGTGCTTAATTTATTTTATCAGGCTTTTGATAAAGGTGAATTAGCAGATGGTGAAGGACGTTTAATTGATTGTAAAAATATTTTGTTTTTTTTAACATCTAATTTAGGGTATCAAACCATTGTTGATAACTCTGAAACACCAGAGAAAATTGAATCAATATTATATCCAGAGCTTGTCCCTTTTTTCAAACCCGCCTTATTAGCAAGAATGGAAATTGTTCCTTATTTACCTTTAAACCAGAAAACATTAGAAAAAATCGTACGAAGTAAACTATCTCATTTAGAAAATCTATTGAGGACACGTTACAGCGCTCAGGTAGTAATAGACCAAGATTTAGTTAATGAAATTTTAAATCGTGCGACGCGCTCTGAAAACGGAGCCCGTATGTTAGAAGCGATTATAGAAGGGCAAGTTTTGCCTCCTATCTCTTTGGCTTTATTAAGCAGGCTCGCAGCTCAGGAGCCTGTCTCGAGAATATATTTAACCGTTACCGATGGTCAGTTTATCGGTGAGGTTGAATAAGAATGAGTAGATGGTTTAAAGCGGCTACCGAACTTGTTTTAATTCGGAATTCTGCAGAACTTCTTGTCAAACTTATAGAGGTCACTCGTAAAGAGCTTGCCCTTGACTCTGTATACGTACTAAAAGCAAGCCAAGATGGTCGTTTTTTTGAGTACTGTCAAAATGAAAAAAAATTAACCTGGTCAGTTTTTGATTTTAATCATCCTTTTTCTCATGTTATTCGCTCTGACTCTTCAATGACACTACAGCATAGTGAGTTGTTGTATTGGCAAGAGAATAGTGAGTTCAACCAGTTAATTGGCACAATAGATATACTGGAAAAAGTGACTATTATTCCAATGTTTGCTGAAAATAAGCAGCTGCAAACTATTCTAGTTTTGCACAGTGGCATAGATCAAATGGGTAGCATAGAGACGCATCAAGAGTTTCTCAATACCCTCTCTGTATGTGCTAATCATTTTCAGCTTCTTCATGAAATTGAAATGAAGAAGTGTAGTTCTAAGCAACTTTTTCAATCGTTAGTTGAAGTCGAAGAAGGGAATAAAAAAAATCATATGGCCAATGGACTTGCTAATACTCTTATCGGTAATAGTGACGTTATGAAGAAATTAAGACAGCAAGTTGTCAGTGCAGCTGCCTCTCATTTATCTGTCATGATTCAAGGAGATACGGGGACAGGCAAAGAGTTAGTATCTCGAGCAGTACACGATCTTTCGACACATAGTAAAGCTGAATTTGTTGCAATTAACTGTGCCGCGATTCCTGAACACTTATTAGAAAGTGAGCTCTTTGGCTATATAAAAGGTGCATTCTCTGGTGCGGACAAAGATAAAAAAGGTCTATTGGCTGATGCTAATGGTGGAACCTTATTTCTGGATGAGATTGGTGACATGCCCATCGCCTTACAAGCTAAGTTACTTCGAGTGTTGGAATCTAAAAAATACAGACCTTTAGGTGCTGAAAAAGAACTTTCTTCTAACTTCCGTTTAGTGGTTGCAACTCATGTGAACCTTAAAGAGCATGTTTCAAATGGAAAATTCAGAAAAGATTTATATTACCGAATTTATCAATACCCTATTATTTTACCGAAGCTCTCAGATCGAATAGAGGATGTTGAACTGTTGAGTCGCTATTTTATTAATAATTATAATACAGAGCATAAATATACTGTTCGAGGTTTACATCATAAAGCACTTGATTATTTGATGAGTTATCAGTTTCCAGGAAATGTTCGAGAATTGAAACATCTTATTGAATATGGATGTACTCAGACTGAAGATGGTGAACAAGTGATATTTTCACACATTATAGATCGACTGGATAAAAATTTAGGTAGTGAAGGTATCGCTGTATTAGAAATTGGTATTGGAAGTAAAATTATTAGCGATCTAAAAGGGGCTTTAAAGGAATATGAAACCAATATTATAACATCAAGGCTTCGTGAATTTGATGGTGATAGAGCAAAAACTGCTGAGAGTCTAGGTATTCCTAAACGAACTCTGGCAGATAAATGTTTAAAATTGGAGATAGTTAGTAATGATTAAATATCATTTTTCATTTTTTATACTAATTATTTTTTCAAGTTTGGCATCTTTTTCTTTTGCTAAGGAAGTAAATGATCTAGATAAAACAAAAGGTGCTACTGCTTGTACAAATATAGAATTGAAAATACAGCGTCTTGAGTGTTTTGACACTGTGTTTTCAACGCCTATTTATGGCAGGAGAAGTAATACAGATAAGTCAAAGTCTTGGATAAGGGCAACCACTAGTGAACTTAAACGTTTGTCTGGATCTCAGCCACTGCTAAGTGTTGCCGAAAATAATGCAGATGTATGGATCACAATACCTGCAACTAATCCTAAGAAACTGGATGCTCCATTATTAATATTAAGTTGTATTAGTGGAATTAGTCGCATAGAGCTTGCGCTTTCTGAACCGATTGATGATGGGCGGGTTAAGGTATCTTTGGGAACTACAGAGACTAATTTTTGGCGAAACGACGACAGTGGTTTATTGCTTTCCTCTGGTCGAGGGGTAGTTGCGATACATCATATAAAAAGGATGTTGTTAACGAATGAGTTAGTTATCCGTTCTAATAGCCCAGCAATCGATGGTCTTCACTTTGAGACAGATAGTTTGGTTGACGTCATTCAGTCCGTTCGCGAACGTTGTAATTGGTAAGAGAGTGTTATGAATACTTCGTCTATTCGAAACGTAATAAATAAGCCAATATCTGTTGATAATCCAGTTGGTGCGAGTTCAGTTAATGATCCGCTATATGATTTTGTTGAAGACCAAATGATGAAAGTAGGCTCTTTAGCCCATGGCTCAGTGCAGTGGCTTAAGGTTGAAGAGGTACTAATTTCACTTTTTAATGAGAAGACTAAGGATATTAAATTATTAACCTATTTGCTTCAGTGTTTTCACAATAAGAATACACCGCAAAGTTTCTCATTATCAATTTTTGTACTTGCTGACTTTATCAGTGAGTATTGGAAAGCCTGTTATCCAGTAGCAGGTAAAAAAGGGAACTTACCTAGGCGTAAGTTTTTTAGCCAAATAATACAAAGATTTAGTCTTGCGTTGGACAAGCTGAACTTTAGCCAATTTAGTGAAGAGGAACGAGATGAACTTAATTTGGCAACGTCATATTGGGAAAAAGTACTTCAAGAAAACGCTCTCAATTCTGATTCTGTCGATACCATATTAGAAGCGATCAAGAGGAAGCTTAAAAACTCTAAACCAAAGATCGAAGTTATAAATGAACATAATGATTCTAATTATGATGTGACACCCATTAATCCACCACCTCCTACCTCTAATATACTTGTCAGTGTAGATAACAGCTCACCGAAGGCGACGAAGAAAACACTTTTAAAAGTGGCCGATTTTCTTTTTGAGCAAGAAGCCAGTATTGACTTAGCGATACGAATGCGTAGGCATGCTGTTTGGTCTCCTATTGAGTCATTGCCCGATCACTCCAATAGTAAAACCTTGATTAGTGCACTACCTGAAGAGCGAATTAAAGAATATTGGGGGCTATTTCAGAGTCCAAATTTAGATCTATGGAAGCGAGTAGAACAAACCTTAACCCTAGCACCATATTGGTTTGATGGTCAGTATTTAAGTTATCAGATTGCTGAAAAATTAGGCCATCATCGCTGTGCACAAGCCATCTTAGCGGAAACTCAAAATTTTCTTTTGCGCTTACCAAATTTGTATCAATTCACTTTCAAAGGCGGCGAGCCATTTGTATCTGATACATGCTTAAGCTGGTTAGAAAGAATCGATGACAGTGTGATGAAAGTTGAAAATGGGGAAAGCTGGCAAGAGAGAAAAAATAAGGTCGCCGTATTAGTCGAAACTGATGGTATTGGAGCGGCTTTATCAATGATTAATGATGGTCTTAGCAAGTCGATAGAGCCAAGAGATAACTTCTATTGGCGTTTAATTTCTACAGAGTTAATGCAAGAGAATAAACTAAATGATTTAGCCCAACAGCAATTTCAGCACCTAAGTTCCCAACTTGAATCGATGTCAGTTTCAGAGTGGGAACCCTCTTTATTAAAACGATTAAAAAAGCATACTACAGTTAAATAAATCAAGGATAGTTCATGTTTAAATCTCTAGTTGGCTTATTAAAAAAAATAGTACCGAGTTTAACTGCGGCACTGCCTTTTTTAATTATATTGACCATTATTTTAGTTAATGCTGCCATTTGGTGGGCGGGCCCTTGGTTCGAGTTCGATGGTGAAATGCCCTTTAGTAGCATTAGTGCTCGCGTATTAACCATGGCAATATTTACTCTTACTTGCATCGCTATTTGGGGGGTATTTCAGTGGCGAAAACTTGCAGCCTATACCGCAGTATTGCAAAAAGAAGAAGCGTTAAAAGAAGACCCTGTTAAAGCAGCAGAAGAACGACAGGAAGAAGAGTTAAACAGCGTCATGCTTAGCATGAAGGAGAATTTAAACAAAAGAAACTATCTTTACTCCTTACCTTGGTATCTTGTCATGGGTTTAGAGAATGCGGGTAAGACCAGTCTTATTAATAGATCTGGCCAAAACTATGCTTTTTCATCTGTACTGAAAACATCAGGGAAGGGGAGTGGAAACCCTTATTCATTTGATTGGTGGATAGGTGATAAGTCGGTATTGATTGATCCTGATGGTGAGCTTTTGACGCAAGGAAAAGATGGTCTAGACTCCGATAATGACGGTGTTATGGAAAAGCGGTTATGGGAGCATTTCATTTGTTGGCTTGAGCGAACACGAAGCCGTCGCCCCTTAAATGGTATCGTTTTGGCGATTGATATATCAAAATTAGCGACGTCAACTGTCTACGAAAGAAAAGCCTATGCGACTATTTTAAGGTCAAGGATCCGTGAGCTAATGGAGACTTTATCTACTCGTTTACCCGTCTACATTACACTGACAAAGCTCGATTTGCTTTACGGCTTTGAACCTTTTTTTGCCGGCTATACAAAGGACCAAAGAGACGAAGTGTTAGGTTTTACTTTTTCTCTTGGCTCCGTTGAAAATCATGATCGTTGGATGACTGAATTTGATACAGAGTATGATGAATTTATCAATAAAGTCAGTGAAACATTACCTCATATTGTTGCTAAAGGCATTGACGATGAAGAGCGTAATGCTATTTATAGTTTCACAAGACAAATAAGTGGTTTAAAAGAAGTGTTGTCTGTTTTTTTTCAAGACGCACTAAGTAGTGATCAATTTTCTACTTCTGCATTGGTTCGGGGGGTATATTTTGCTTCTGTTTATCAGCAAGGTGTTCCAACGAACGCGTTTGATGATGCAGCCTCTAGGCGATATGGATTGACGCATGCGATAAATAGAGCTCAAGACGCTAAAAATTCAACGATGTACTTCACCAAAACTCTTTTTAACAACATCATTTATCCTGAAGCTGGAATTGCATCAGATAATTTTCGGGTTACTCGACAGAAAAAGCGAATAATGCTGATGAGCTTTTTAGCATGTAGTGTTGCATCACTTATATTACTAGGTTCATGGCATCGTTATTACATAAAAAATATCAATCAAACCGATGCCGTACTCAGTAAGGTCAATACCTATATGCATGAGTACCCAGAAGGTTCTAAGCTGGTTTCACAAAAAGAGATATTACCCCCTTTAAACACTATTCGTGATGCAACATTAGAGTTTGGTTTCTTTCGGGATAAGCCTATGTATATCTCAGACTTAGGGTTATATCAGGGTCATATGATAGGGCCACAGGTAGAAACAACTTATTTAAGCCTCCTTGAGTTTCGATATTTACCTTCTTTAATGGTGGATCTAATTGCTGATCTTAAAGAAGCAAATAATGATGAAGATAGGTTGGCTGTGCTGCGTGTTTATAGAATGCTCGTAGACAAAAGCGGACGTTATGATGATTTCGTATTGAATTATTTTTCTAGAAAATGGCAAATTAAATTTTCTGGTAACAAAGAAATTCAAGACAAATTATTACAACATTTAGAGTATGCATTACAACATACCGACTTATACACACAGCGTGAAAATGGTGATGAGAGCGCTATCGCAGTCCTTAAACCCTATGAAAAACTAATTGCCAAAGTACAAAGTGAACTAGGTGCATTGCCTATTGATGAGCGTGTTTATCGAAATTTAAAGCTATCCGCTCAAACTACATTAGGATCTCCAATCAATGTTCGTTCATTGGTCGGCCCAGCTTTTGACCTTGTCTTTGATGAAAGAGAAGTTGGGAGCAATAAACTGTATGTTCCTAAAATGTTATCAAAGGACGGCTTTGAAAGTTATTTTGTACCTGAGTCTGAATCTGTATCTGACTTAGCATTGATTGATAGTTGGGTATTAGGACAGACCGAATCTGCTCAATTTAGTAAAGCAGATAAACAGGCTTTAAAAGAGAAGATACGAAGTTCTTACGTGTCTGATTATACCAATACCTGGCGTGCGCTATTGAATGAAATTGATATTAAGTATTTTAGTAATATTAATGAGGCTGTGGATATACTGGATAATTTGACAGGTAATTCAGAACCCTTACAAAGACTACTATCAACCTTAGGAGACAACACCAAGTTATTTCCTGAAATTCCAGAAGATAAAGCAGCAAGGGAAGAGGTTCAAAAAAGCGCTAAATACAATATGGCGCTAAAAATCGATGTTCCCTTTACGGATCTTAATAATATGCTTGAGACAACGGATGGCAAACCTGCTTATCTTGAGGAGGTTCTGTTGTCTATTGAACAGCTAAAAGTGTATTTGACGGCCATTCAAGATGCTCCAGATGTTGGACGAGCGGCGCTTGAAACCACAAAAACCCGCACTTCAATGAGCAGTGTAGACCCTATTTTTACATTGTCTCGTATTGCAAATGGACTGCCTAAACCACTCGATTCAATGATGTCAAAGCTGGCTAATGAGAGCTGGTATGTCATTAAGCAAGAAGCTATTCGCTATTTAGAAGTTCGATGGCATGATGATATTTACAAAGTATATGAACAAAAATTTGCTGGTAAATACCCATTTGATCCAGGCTCTAATAGAGATGTGTCATTACAAGATTTTGAAGCATTCTTTGCACCTAATGGTACCTTAGATCGGTTTTATAACGATCAATTGAAAATGTTCATTGAAGAAAATCTAGACCTAAATGGAGGGACTCAGAATAAGTCACTTATACGTTCTGATGTATTGAGCCAACTTGAGAATGCTAAGTTAATACAAGACGCTTTCTTTAATAAAAAAGGAATTTTAGATGTGGCTTTTGGCGTTGAACCAATCAAACTAACATCAAATAAAAGACGAGGGGTGTTGAATGTTGATGGTCAATATCTGTCATACAGTCATGGTCCGAGAAGCAATGTCGAAATGATATGGCCAAATACACTTAGAGATACCACCATTTCAAAAGTAACTTTGGTACCAACGCAGTCAAATTTTTCTCCCCGGAGTGTTAGTTCAGAAGGGCCATGGGCATTATATCGTTTATTAGATAAGGCGAATGTGGTGAGCGCAAGTGATTCTGGCGTGATATACCAATTTAATGTAGATGATGGCGATATGGAAATACGAGTCAATACTGATGAGGAATCCAATCCATTTACTCGAAGATTATTCCAGTCTTTTGATTTGTCTAAGACATTATATTAATGAATCGTCTTCATATTAACTAAAGGGGGAGTCCCCCTTTCTGTGAAATTATAGATACATGAAAAACATAGTTTGTATTGATGGTGAATATTTTTATATAGAGCCGGATTCGAGCCTAATCCGCAATGAAGAGTCTTACTGCATTATCAAAGACCGAATAAATAAACGTGATACCGCTAATGTTGGTTGTATTGATTGGCAGAGAATTCGTGCAGATGCAGAATCATTAGCAAAAGAGAAAGGTCTTGATCTCATTATCGCCAGTTATTATACGGTGGCTGTTTTTAAAACTCAGGGCTTTAAAGGCTTTGCAAATGGTTTAAGCCTGATAAACGCTGTATTGCTTAGTCAAGCAACTGACGATTTAAAACAACAAAAACTCAATATGGGGCTAGTGGAATGGGTGCAAAAGCAAATTACAAAAGATATCAAAAAGCTGCAGCCTACTTATGACACACTGCGTGATTTATACCGCTGTGAAAGAGAGTGTTACTTACTAAGTGATTTCATTGGCAGGCAACAAGCGACACATGAAAATGGGCTTGAGAATGCCACTGTAGAGATTATCGAACATATTGATCGTCTTGAAATGCGCTACCAGACTATGGGTAAAGAGAGATCAGATGCAGAAAGATTTTCTTGGAGTAATACTGGTTTAGTGTTGGCGGCTAGCTTAATTAGTGCCGCCTCTACATTTTTTTTAATGACCTACCTCAGTTATTAATAATAATTGAGCATCGTTTGTATGGAATTTATCTTTTTATATTTCCTTTTATTAGTATTGCCTACCGAGCGGATTATTGCTCGCTGGGCAACTTTCCGCTCGATCTCAGGCGGATTGTTGCTCACTGATAGATTTCTGATTTTCTAACTAGTTGAAATCATTGATATTTTGTAGTTGGCACTCTTGTTGCTATTACCTTGGTTGTGTTTTATGAAAAACATCATCCATTTACAATGCGACGAATAAGGAATGTTACTATGCCAACACCATGTTATATCTCTCTCGAAGGAGAATCTCAGGGTTTGATCACCGCAGGCGCGATGTCGGTCGACTCTATCGGAGATGTGGGCTTGGAAGGCCACGATGATGAGATGCTTGTACAGCAATTTGATCACGTTGTGACCGTACCTACGAACCCTCAGTCAGGTAACCCATCAGGCCAGCGTGTTCATAAGCCGTTTGTGTTCACGGTGGCACTGAACAAAGCCGTTCCTCTTCTGTACAACGCTTTATCTTCTGGTGAGAAGTTGTCTAAAGTGGAACTAAAATGGTACCGCACCTCGTCAGAAGGCAAGCAAGAAAACTTCTTCGTGACGGCACTGGAAGGCGCGGTGATTGTTGACATCAAATGTGAAATGCCCCATTGCCAAGATCCGGCAAACGGCAACTTCACACAAAACATTGCGGTGTCACTTGCGTACCGCAAAATCACGTGGGACCACGTCAGCTCTGGCACGTCGGGTTCGGACGATTGGAGTAAACCCATCGAAGCGTAAGCGTCGATGGTAGAGGCTCTGATTGATAAAACCGCCTGTGTTCACAGGCGGTTTTTGTGTGTGTTAATATGCCTTCGTGTTTACGGAGAAAACAGAACACCCAGTCATCACAAAGGAAGGTAGTATGACGACATTGACGTTTACATTGGTCCTCGACGGAATCGAAGAAGACACCTTGGTCGTACGAGAGTACCAAGGGCATGAATCTTTATCGGACACCCTTCTACAAGATGGCTCTCCCTGTTATGGTTTTCGGTATCAACTGACGCTTGCCAGTCGACGCTCAGACCTCAGTGCCGATCAGATTGTCGATAAGCATGCCGAATTGCGTATTGTTCGTAATGGTCTGTTAGTACAGCGAGTTCATGGCATTGTCCGCCACTTTGAAAAAGGCGACACAGGTCACCACCATACTTACTATGCCTTAAGTCTTGTTCCTGCCCTTGAACGTCTTGCTTTGCGTCACAACAGTCGTATTTTCCAAAAGAAAAGCGCGCAAGAAATCATCGTCCAACTGCTCGAAGAAATGGGCATCACCGATTACCTTTTCACCCTACAGCGCCCACCACAGCAACGTGAATTCTGTGTGCAATACCGTGAAACGGATTTACATTTTTTACACCGCTTAGCCTCTGAAGAAGGTTGGGTCTATTACTTCACCAATGAAACCATGGCACTGTCCGAAGAAGGTACCTACCTCAAGGGAAAACATACCCTTAACGTCGTCGACAAAAGCCAGTCCATGTCCCTGCATGATCGTGCCATTCCCTACAACGTGTTGTCCGGTGGTGTAGACAATAGCCCTTATATCTCCACCTTGACCGAACACACCCAATCCTTTCCAAGCCAAAGTGTGCTCAAGGATTACAGCTTTAAAAAGCCCGATTACCGCTTCTTGCATCAACAAGAAGGCCACGACATGGATTACCAGCATCAAGCGTATGAATACTTTGATTCGCCAGGGCGGTTCAAAGACGACGAAACAGGCAAAGCCTTTGCGCGCATACGATTGGAATATCTACGTCGAACCGCTCACACCGTCGTCGGTAAAAGCAACGACGCCGCGATTCAGGCGGGGGCGAGAATCACCGTCACCGATCACATCGACGATAAAATGAACCAAGTGTGGGTGCCAGTGCAAGTGACCCATCAAGGCAATCAGCCTCAGGCACTAGAAGAAGAAGGTCACACCGGCGCAACGACCTACCACAACACCTTTACCCTGATTCCCACAGCCACCAACTGGCAGGCCACCCCACAGCCCAAACCCAACGTGGATGGCCCAATGATGGCCACCGTTGTCGGCCCCCAAGACGAAGAAATCTACTGCGACGACCATGGACGAGTCAAAATCCACTTTCCATGGGACCGATACAGCGCTGCCAACGACCAAAGTTCGTGCTGGATACGCGTCTCCCAAGGTTGGGCTGGGAACCAACATGGCATGATGGCGATCCCCCGTATTGGCAGTGAAGTGATCGTCAGCTTTTTAAACGGTGACCCAGATCAGCCCATCGTGACAGGAAGAACCTACCACGCCAAAAACACGCCCCCGTACGTCTTACCAGAACACAAAACCAAAACCGTCTGGCGAAGTGACACCCACCAAGGCAAAGGCTTCAACGAAATCAGTTTTGAAGACCAAGTTGATCATGAAAAAGTGTACCTACACGCACAAAAAGACCAACAAGAAGACATACTCAACGACCAACTCACCCAGATCGGTCACGACCAGCATGTCAACATCGGCAATGACCGTTTTACCGAGATCAAAAAAGACAGCCACTTAACCATCGAAGGCGAATGCCGCCTTAAGGTCTTCAAAGACAAAACCGACATCATCGACGGTAACCTACAACAAAAAGTAGGCTCGAAAGCGATACTCGATGCTGCCAATGAAATACATCTTAAAAGCGGCAACAAAGTAGTGATAGAGGCTGGCGCTGAAATCACCCTATTGGCTGGCGGCAGCTTCATCAAAATAGATGCAGCGGGTGTATCGGTTGTCGGCGGGGTCATTAAACTTAACTCCGGTGGCAG
This genomic stretch from Marinomonas primoryensis harbors:
- a CDS encoding sigma-54 interaction domain-containing protein — encoded protein: MSRWFKAATELVLIRNSAELLVKLIEVTRKELALDSVYVLKASQDGRFFEYCQNEKKLTWSVFDFNHPFSHVIRSDSSMTLQHSELLYWQENSEFNQLIGTIDILEKVTIIPMFAENKQLQTILVLHSGIDQMGSIETHQEFLNTLSVCANHFQLLHEIEMKKCSSKQLFQSLVEVEEGNKKNHMANGLANTLIGNSDVMKKLRQQVVSAAASHLSVMIQGDTGTGKELVSRAVHDLSTHSKAEFVAINCAAIPEHLLESELFGYIKGAFSGADKDKKGLLADANGGTLFLDEIGDMPIALQAKLLRVLESKKYRPLGAEKELSSNFRLVVATHVNLKEHVSNGKFRKDLYYRIYQYPIILPKLSDRIEDVELLSRYFINNYNTEHKYTVRGLHHKALDYLMSYQFPGNVRELKHLIEYGCTQTEDGEQVIFSHIIDRLDKNLGSEGIAVLEIGIGSKIISDLKGALKEYETNIITSRLREFDGDRAKTAESLGIPKRTLADKCLKLEIVSND
- the tssA gene encoding type VI secretion system protein TssA; the encoded protein is MNTSSIRNVINKPISVDNPVGASSVNDPLYDFVEDQMMKVGSLAHGSVQWLKVEEVLISLFNEKTKDIKLLTYLLQCFHNKNTPQSFSLSIFVLADFISEYWKACYPVAGKKGNLPRRKFFSQIIQRFSLALDKLNFSQFSEEERDELNLATSYWEKVLQENALNSDSVDTILEAIKRKLKNSKPKIEVINEHNDSNYDVTPINPPPPTSNILVSVDNSSPKATKKTLLKVADFLFEQEASIDLAIRMRRHAVWSPIESLPDHSNSKTLISALPEERIKEYWGLFQSPNLDLWKRVEQTLTLAPYWFDGQYLSYQIAEKLGHHRCAQAILAETQNFLLRLPNLYQFTFKGGEPFVSDTCLSWLERIDDSVMKVENGESWQERKNKVAVLVETDGIGAALSMINDGLSKSIEPRDNFYWRLISTELMQENKLNDLAQQQFQHLSSQLESMSVSEWEPSLLKRLKKHTTVK
- the vasI gene encoding type VI secretion system-associated protein VasI, with amino-acid sequence MIKYHFSFFILIIFSSLASFSFAKEVNDLDKTKGATACTNIELKIQRLECFDTVFSTPIYGRRSNTDKSKSWIRATTSELKRLSGSQPLLSVAENNADVWITIPATNPKKLDAPLLILSCISGISRIELALSEPIDDGRVKVSLGTTETNFWRNDDSGLLLSSGRGVVAIHHIKRMLLTNELVIRSNSPAIDGLHFETDSLVDVIQSVRERCNW
- a CDS encoding type VI secretion system ImpA family N-terminal domain-containing protein, whose product is MKNIVCIDGEYFYIEPDSSLIRNEESYCIIKDRINKRDTANVGCIDWQRIRADAESLAKEKGLDLIIASYYTVAVFKTQGFKGFANGLSLINAVLLSQATDDLKQQKLNMGLVEWVQKQITKDIKKLQPTYDTLRDLYRCERECYLLSDFIGRQQATHENGLENATVEIIEHIDRLEMRYQTMGKERSDAERFSWSNTGLVLAASLISAASTFFLMTYLSY
- a CDS encoding Hcp family type VI secretion system effector, producing the protein MPTPCYISLEGESQGLITAGAMSVDSIGDVGLEGHDDEMLVQQFDHVVTVPTNPQSGNPSGQRVHKPFVFTVALNKAVPLLYNALSSGEKLSKVELKWYRTSSEGKQENFFVTALEGAVIVDIKCEMPHCQDPANGNFTQNIAVSLAYRKITWDHVSSGTSGSDDWSKPIEA
- a CDS encoding type VI secretion system Vgr family protein; protein product: MTTLTFTLVLDGIEEDTLVVREYQGHESLSDTLLQDGSPCYGFRYQLTLASRRSDLSADQIVDKHAELRIVRNGLLVQRVHGIVRHFEKGDTGHHHTYYALSLVPALERLALRHNSRIFQKKSAQEIIVQLLEEMGITDYLFTLQRPPQQREFCVQYRETDLHFLHRLASEEGWVYYFTNETMALSEEGTYLKGKHTLNVVDKSQSMSLHDRAIPYNVLSGGVDNSPYISTLTEHTQSFPSQSVLKDYSFKKPDYRFLHQQEGHDMDYQHQAYEYFDSPGRFKDDETGKAFARIRLEYLRRTAHTVVGKSNDAAIQAGARITVTDHIDDKMNQVWVPVQVTHQGNQPQALEEEGHTGATTYHNTFTLIPTATNWQATPQPKPNVDGPMMATVVGPQDEEIYCDDHGRVKIHFPWDRYSAANDQSSCWIRVSQGWAGNQHGMMAIPRIGSEVIVSFLNGDPDQPIVTGRTYHAKNTPPYVLPEHKTKTVWRSDTHQGKGFNEISFEDQVDHEKVYLHAQKDQQEDILNDQLTQIGHDQHVNIGNDRFTEIKKDSHLTIEGECRLKVFKDKTDIIDGNLQQKVGSKAILDAANEIHLKSGNKVVIEAGAEITLLAGGSFIKIDAAGVSVVGGVIKLNSGGSAGAGSGFSGAVALLPKGEKSIAPPEKIVITPTPALKQQLISDQQQDEPVTEVCQKKADGTCPLTDCPCGNN
- the tssM gene encoding type VI secretion system membrane subunit TssM, yielding MFKSLVGLLKKIVPSLTAALPFLIILTIILVNAAIWWAGPWFEFDGEMPFSSISARVLTMAIFTLTCIAIWGVFQWRKLAAYTAVLQKEEALKEDPVKAAEERQEEELNSVMLSMKENLNKRNYLYSLPWYLVMGLENAGKTSLINRSGQNYAFSSVLKTSGKGSGNPYSFDWWIGDKSVLIDPDGELLTQGKDGLDSDNDGVMEKRLWEHFICWLERTRSRRPLNGIVLAIDISKLATSTVYERKAYATILRSRIRELMETLSTRLPVYITLTKLDLLYGFEPFFAGYTKDQRDEVLGFTFSLGSVENHDRWMTEFDTEYDEFINKVSETLPHIVAKGIDDEERNAIYSFTRQISGLKEVLSVFFQDALSSDQFSTSALVRGVYFASVYQQGVPTNAFDDAASRRYGLTHAINRAQDAKNSTMYFTKTLFNNIIYPEAGIASDNFRVTRQKKRIMLMSFLACSVASLILLGSWHRYYIKNINQTDAVLSKVNTYMHEYPEGSKLVSQKEILPPLNTIRDATLEFGFFRDKPMYISDLGLYQGHMIGPQVETTYLSLLEFRYLPSLMVDLIADLKEANNDEDRLAVLRVYRMLVDKSGRYDDFVLNYFSRKWQIKFSGNKEIQDKLLQHLEYALQHTDLYTQRENGDESAIAVLKPYEKLIAKVQSELGALPIDERVYRNLKLSAQTTLGSPINVRSLVGPAFDLVFDEREVGSNKLYVPKMLSKDGFESYFVPESESVSDLALIDSWVLGQTESAQFSKADKQALKEKIRSSYVSDYTNTWRALLNEIDIKYFSNINEAVDILDNLTGNSEPLQRLLSTLGDNTKLFPEIPEDKAAREEVQKSAKYNMALKIDVPFTDLNNMLETTDGKPAYLEEVLLSIEQLKVYLTAIQDAPDVGRAALETTKTRTSMSSVDPIFTLSRIANGLPKPLDSMMSKLANESWYVIKQEAIRYLEVRWHDDIYKVYEQKFAGKYPFDPGSNRDVSLQDFEAFFAPNGTLDRFYNDQLKMFIEENLDLNGGTQNKSLIRSDVLSQLENAKLIQDAFFNKKGILDVAFGVEPIKLTSNKRRGVLNVDGQYLSYSHGPRSNVEMIWPNTLRDTTISKVTLVPTQSNFSPRSVSSEGPWALYRLLDKANVVSASDSGVIYQFNVDDGDMEIRVNTDEESNPFTRRLFQSFDLSKTLY